The Exiguobacterium acetylicum genome includes a window with the following:
- a CDS encoding HD-GYP domain-containing protein, producing the protein MRVASDQLRIGDRLTESIYLHTDHPIVEAGKKIGTDELRRIQRFLIKEVVIEDRPDLVEGEEVQMEAVEAHTEHPFEEFIRSYNKVFMSWEQGMKPNVYEALSWVKQSVPEKITRQDVLPFFLERGTEAYTVRHAIYRGAVAQMLAEAVGKERKMIHELWTASYFADYGLARIMEWRHTKRYEAMQQEIFQRHPAMAYQALQKETIISDTVNRLIVQHHERLDGTGYPLKVKGDKIADHTRLFIVADVFAAMTSWRPYREAYTPFDAYRHLKARPMQYCSKYVLLLGQLLLPIEVGDRVLMSNGKIATIARKNPVFDRPVISYEEQGRMMIVDLMEERQYSIIQLMD; encoded by the coding sequence ATGCGAGTGGCAAGTGACCAATTACGCATCGGGGATCGTTTGACTGAATCCATCTACTTACATACGGATCATCCGATCGTAGAAGCAGGAAAGAAGATAGGAACTGATGAGTTACGACGCATTCAACGTTTTTTGATCAAGGAAGTCGTCATTGAGGATCGACCGGATCTTGTAGAAGGTGAAGAGGTTCAGATGGAAGCAGTTGAAGCTCATACGGAACATCCCTTTGAAGAATTCATTCGCTCTTACAATAAAGTCTTCATGTCATGGGAACAAGGAATGAAGCCGAATGTGTATGAAGCATTGAGTTGGGTCAAACAATCCGTTCCGGAAAAGATTACGAGACAGGATGTTTTACCGTTCTTCCTCGAGCGGGGAACGGAAGCTTACACAGTTCGGCATGCCATCTATCGAGGGGCAGTTGCCCAAATGCTTGCCGAAGCAGTCGGAAAAGAACGAAAAATGATCCATGAGCTGTGGACGGCATCCTATTTTGCAGATTACGGATTAGCGCGAATCATGGAATGGCGCCATACGAAACGGTATGAAGCGATGCAACAAGAAATTTTTCAACGTCACCCAGCAATGGCATATCAAGCGTTGCAAAAGGAGACGATCATCTCCGATACAGTGAACCGTTTGATTGTTCAACATCACGAACGGTTAGATGGAACAGGTTACCCTTTAAAGGTAAAGGGAGATAAGATTGCAGATCATACACGCTTATTCATTGTAGCAGACGTCTTTGCTGCCATGACGAGTTGGCGTCCATATCGAGAAGCTTATACACCGTTTGATGCATACCGTCATTTAAAAGCACGACCAATGCAATATTGTTCGAAGTATGTATTGTTACTCGGGCAGTTGCTTCTACCAATCGAAGTCGGTGATCGTGTACTGATGAGTAATGGAAAAATTGCAACGATCGCTCGTAAGAATCCGGTTTTTGATCGACCTGTCATTTCTTATGAAGAACAAGGACGGATGATGATCGTTGATTTAATGGAAGAACGGCAATATAGTATTATTCAGTTAATGGATTGA
- the gyrA gene encoding DNA gyrase subunit A: MSEQNHGIIKDINISQEMRTSFMDYAMSVIVARALPDVRDGLKPGHRRILYAMNDLGIRADKPHKKSARIVGEVIGKYHPHGDSAVYDTMVRMAQDFSYRYELVDGHGNFGSVDGDSAAAMRYTEARMSKIAMEIVRDINKNTVDFKDNYDGSEREPEVLPSRFPNLLVNGSSGIAVGMATNIPPHQLGEVIDGVLALSHDPEITIQELMQHIPGPDFPTAGEILGRSGIRRAYETGRGSIIVRAKAEIEQTKKDRERIIVTELPYQVNKARLVEKIADLVREKKIEGITDLRDESDRRGMRIVMEIRRDANASVILNNLYKQTSMQTTFGVNMLAIVGGRPKTLTLKEMLYHYLEHQKEIVRRRTQFDLEKAEAREHLLAGLRIALDHLDEVIQIIRGNRTADAAREQLMERFALSEKQSQAILDMRLQRLTGLEREKIEAEYDEIMQLIAELNRILASEEVLLDLIRTELEELKERFNDERRTEIRMDHIEFEDEDLIPEQDIIITLTSSGYIKRMTTDSYRTQRRGGRGVQGIGTNDEDYVTRLLSCSTHDTILFFTNRGKVYRIRGYEVPEMSRTSKGVPIINLIQIERDEKVETMIPVNFKRYLEEQQAVEAPVEVIEGEIEETEEALETEEVVQDEQKSLIFMTRKGRVKRSPLSAYARINKNGLIAIRLFEDDELTSVRLASTDDEVFAVSTSGKAIRFPITNVRSMGRGARGVKAMTLRPDDFVVGMELARDAQDVLVITEKGFGKRTPMTEFRSQSRGGKGLIASKVTERVGQIVAMRIVDVDDDIMIMTESGIVIRTDSQYISRVGRNTQGVKVIRIEEGDRVATVAKLKREETDEMEDDADLVSEENEVVLDASEEAEE, encoded by the coding sequence ATGTCCGAACAAAATCACGGAATCATCAAGGATATTAATATCAGTCAAGAGATGCGTACGTCCTTCATGGACTACGCGATGAGCGTTATCGTCGCACGTGCTCTTCCGGACGTACGGGACGGCTTAAAACCCGGACACCGCCGGATTCTCTATGCGATGAACGACCTCGGTATTCGTGCCGATAAACCACATAAAAAGTCTGCCCGTATCGTCGGGGAAGTCATCGGTAAGTATCACCCACACGGGGATTCTGCTGTGTATGACACGATGGTCCGCATGGCGCAAGACTTCAGCTACCGCTATGAGCTTGTCGATGGACACGGAAACTTTGGTTCTGTCGATGGTGACTCAGCGGCTGCAATGCGATATACGGAAGCCCGTATGTCTAAAATCGCAATGGAAATCGTTCGCGATATCAATAAAAACACAGTTGATTTCAAAGATAACTACGATGGTTCAGAAAGAGAACCAGAAGTCTTACCGTCACGTTTCCCGAACTTACTCGTCAACGGTTCGAGCGGGATCGCGGTCGGGATGGCAACGAACATTCCACCGCATCAGCTTGGCGAAGTAATCGATGGTGTTCTAGCACTGTCTCACGACCCAGAAATCACGATCCAAGAATTAATGCAGCACATTCCGGGACCCGATTTCCCGACAGCTGGTGAGATTCTTGGTCGAAGCGGAATCCGCCGGGCCTATGAAACTGGACGTGGTTCGATCATCGTTCGTGCGAAGGCTGAAATCGAACAGACGAAAAAAGATCGCGAACGAATCATCGTGACGGAGTTGCCTTACCAAGTCAACAAAGCACGTCTCGTTGAAAAGATTGCCGATCTCGTCCGTGAGAAAAAGATCGAGGGAATCACGGATTTACGCGATGAGTCAGATCGCCGTGGTATGCGGATCGTCATGGAGATTCGTCGTGATGCGAATGCAAGCGTCATTTTAAACAACTTGTACAAGCAGACATCGATGCAAACGACATTTGGTGTCAACATGCTAGCGATCGTCGGCGGACGTCCGAAAACATTGACGCTCAAGGAAATGCTCTATCACTACCTCGAGCATCAAAAAGAAATCGTTCGTCGTCGGACACAGTTCGATCTCGAAAAAGCTGAAGCACGTGAGCATTTACTCGCTGGTCTACGGATTGCACTCGATCATTTGGATGAAGTCATTCAAATCATCCGCGGTAACCGGACAGCGGACGCAGCACGTGAACAGTTGATGGAGCGTTTTGCATTATCTGAGAAACAATCACAAGCGATTCTCGATATGCGTCTGCAACGCCTGACAGGTCTTGAACGCGAGAAGATTGAAGCAGAATATGACGAAATCATGCAATTGATCGCGGAACTCAACCGCATCCTTGCGAGTGAGGAAGTCTTGCTTGATTTGATCCGGACAGAACTTGAGGAGTTGAAGGAACGTTTCAACGACGAACGTCGGACAGAAATCCGTATGGATCATATTGAATTCGAAGATGAAGACTTGATTCCGGAACAGGATATCATCATCACGTTGACAAGCAGTGGCTACATCAAGCGGATGACGACAGATTCGTACCGGACACAACGCCGCGGTGGACGTGGCGTTCAAGGAATCGGAACGAACGATGAAGATTACGTCACGCGTCTCTTGTCTTGTTCGACGCATGATACGATCTTATTCTTTACGAACCGTGGGAAAGTCTACCGGATTCGTGGATATGAAGTGCCAGAGATGAGCCGGACATCAAAAGGTGTACCGATCATCAACCTCATCCAAATTGAACGCGATGAAAAGGTCGAGACGATGATTCCAGTCAACTTCAAGCGTTACCTCGAAGAGCAACAAGCTGTTGAAGCACCTGTCGAGGTGATTGAAGGGGAGATTGAAGAGACAGAAGAAGCGCTCGAAACAGAAGAAGTCGTTCAAGATGAGCAAAAATCATTGATCTTCATGACACGTAAAGGACGCGTTAAACGTTCACCGTTATCTGCGTACGCACGGATCAATAAAAATGGTTTGATCGCGATTCGGTTGTTTGAAGACGACGAGTTGACATCGGTTCGTCTCGCATCGACGGATGATGAAGTCTTTGCTGTTTCAACAAGCGGTAAAGCTATTCGTTTCCCAATCACGAATGTCCGCTCGATGGGACGTGGCGCTCGTGGTGTCAAAGCGATGACGTTACGCCCAGACGATTTCGTCGTCGGGATGGAACTCGCACGTGATGCACAAGATGTTCTTGTCATTACGGAAAAAGGATTCGGGAAACGAACACCGATGACAGAGTTCCGTAGCCAGTCTCGTGGTGGTAAAGGATTGATCGCGAGTAAGGTGACGGAGCGCGTCGGTCAAATCGTTGCCATGCGAATCGTTGATGTCGACGATGACATCATGATCATGACAGAGAGCGGTATCGTCATTCGGACAGACTCGCAATACATTTCACGTGTCGGCCGGAATACCCAAGGGGTGAAGGTCATTCGAATTGAAGAAGGTGACCGTGTTGCAACGGTTGCGAAACTGAAACGAGAAGAGACTGATGAAATGGAAGACGATGCAGATCTTGTGTCAGAAGAGAATGAAGTCGTATTGGATGCTTCAGAAGAAGCAGAAGAGTAA
- the gyrB gene encoding DNA topoisomerase (ATP-hydrolyzing) subunit B, translated as MELEQGYGANQIQVLEGLEAVRKRPGMYIGSTASKGLHHLVWEIVDNSIDEALAGYCDTIKVTIEPGNSILVEDNGRGIPVDIQEKMGRPAVEVILTVLHAGGKFGGGGYKVSGGLHGVGASVVNALSTKLEVFVKRNEKLYYQAYHRGVPAQDLEVIGTSEETGTTIRFFPDAEIFQETLEYDYDLLATRLRELAFLNKGLKIIITDDRADEPMTRSFHYEGGIKSYVEHLNRSKEVVHAEPVYVHGTKDGIEVEVALQYNDGFASNIYSFTNNIPTHEGGTHETGFKTALTRVINDYAKKFGLMKDADGTLSGEDVREGMTAIVSVKHPNPQFEGQTKTKLGNSDARTVTDSLFSGAFEQFMLENPTSARAIVEKGMMASRARMAAKRARELTRRKGVLEVSSLPGKLADCSSRDASISELYIVEGDSAGGSAKSGRDRHFQAILPIRGKILNVEKARLDKILGSNEIRTIITALGTSIGSEFNIEKARYHKVIIMTDADVDGAHIRTLLLTFFYRYMRPLVEHGYVYIAQPPLYGIKQGKNITYVHNERELTEALAALPENARYDIQRYKGLGEMDPEQLWETTMDPSGRQMLRVELQDAIEADEVFDILMGDQVEPRRDFIQSHAHYVKNLDI; from the coding sequence ATGGAATTGGAACAAGGGTACGGTGCCAATCAGATTCAAGTACTTGAAGGATTAGAAGCAGTACGTAAACGTCCAGGGATGTATATCGGTTCGACGGCATCAAAAGGTCTCCATCACCTCGTATGGGAGATCGTCGATAACTCGATCGATGAAGCGCTCGCTGGCTACTGTGACACGATCAAGGTCACGATTGAACCAGGGAACTCGATTTTAGTCGAAGATAACGGACGTGGTATTCCAGTCGACATTCAAGAGAAGATGGGTCGTCCAGCCGTTGAGGTCATCCTGACAGTCCTTCACGCTGGTGGTAAGTTCGGTGGCGGCGGATATAAAGTATCCGGTGGACTACACGGTGTTGGGGCTTCGGTCGTTAACGCATTGTCGACGAAACTCGAAGTCTTCGTCAAACGGAATGAAAAGCTGTATTACCAAGCGTATCATCGCGGTGTACCAGCGCAAGACCTCGAAGTGATTGGAACGTCAGAAGAGACAGGAACGACGATTCGTTTCTTCCCAGATGCTGAAATTTTCCAAGAGACGCTCGAGTATGACTATGATTTACTCGCGACACGTCTGCGGGAACTTGCTTTCTTGAACAAAGGCTTGAAGATCATCATCACAGACGATCGTGCGGATGAGCCGATGACACGTAGCTTCCACTACGAAGGTGGGATTAAATCTTACGTCGAACATTTGAATCGTTCGAAAGAAGTCGTTCACGCGGAACCAGTCTACGTACACGGAACAAAGGACGGGATCGAAGTCGAAGTTGCACTTCAGTACAACGACGGATTTGCGTCAAACATCTACTCGTTCACGAACAACATCCCGACGCATGAGGGTGGTACGCACGAGACAGGCTTCAAGACGGCTCTGACACGCGTCATCAATGATTACGCGAAGAAGTTTGGTCTGATGAAGGATGCAGACGGTACGTTATCTGGTGAAGACGTGCGTGAAGGAATGACCGCGATTGTTTCCGTCAAACACCCGAACCCACAGTTCGAAGGACAGACGAAGACAAAACTCGGTAACTCTGACGCGCGTACGGTGACGGATTCGCTCTTCTCTGGTGCATTTGAGCAGTTCATGCTCGAGAACCCGACGAGCGCACGCGCAATCGTCGAAAAAGGAATGATGGCGTCGCGCGCTCGTATGGCAGCAAAACGAGCACGTGAACTAACACGTCGTAAAGGTGTTCTCGAAGTGAGTTCATTACCAGGTAAACTGGCGGACTGTTCGTCACGTGATGCATCAATTTCCGAGTTGTACATCGTTGAGGGTGACTCAGCGGGTGGTTCTGCGAAATCAGGACGCGATCGTCATTTCCAAGCGATCTTACCGATTCGCGGTAAAATCTTGAACGTTGAGAAAGCACGTCTTGATAAGATTCTCGGTAGCAATGAGATTCGGACGATCATCACGGCACTCGGAACAAGTATTGGTTCTGAGTTCAATATCGAAAAAGCACGCTATCACAAAGTCATCATCATGACCGATGCCGATGTCGATGGTGCCCACATCCGGACACTCTTGTTGACGTTCTTCTATCGTTACATGCGTCCGCTTGTCGAGCATGGCTATGTCTATATCGCTCAGCCACCGCTATACGGTATCAAGCAAGGAAAGAACATCACGTATGTGCATAACGAACGTGAGTTAACAGAGGCGCTTGCAGCACTTCCTGAAAACGCACGGTACGACATTCAGCGCTATAAAGGTCTTGGAGAGATGGATCCTGAGCAACTTTGGGAAACAACGATGGATCCAAGTGGTCGTCAAATGTTGCGTGTCGAGCTTCAAGATGCAATCGAAGCAGATGAAGTCTTTGATATCTTGATGGGAGATCAAGTCGAACCACGACGCGACTTCATTCAATCACACGCGCATTACGTCAAGAACCTGGATATTTAA